A window of the Arachis duranensis cultivar V14167 chromosome 5, aradu.V14167.gnm2.J7QH, whole genome shotgun sequence genome harbors these coding sequences:
- the LOC107490314 gene encoding uncharacterized protein LOC107490314 isoform X2, which produces MSSGKPKEEEHDGMSVHSPCKPPPSSASSLPKVELELRVLEALEIYPPIKLQGIHRHFVIYGLMEFLKRSFDRHFSAEEVLQLLDRFYNLEMLKTDDEEIDLLNHEEDFSLPSSYFIKEES; this is translated from the exons ATGAGTAGTGGAAAACCCAAAGAAGAGGAACATGACGGTATGTCCGTACACTCTCCGTGCAAACCCCCTCCTTCCTCTGCTTCCTCTCTCCCCAAG GTTGAATTGGAGCTCAGGGTGTTGGAAGCTCTCGAAATTTATCCTCCAATTAAATTACaag GAATACATCGCCATTTTGTCATTTATGGTCTGATGGAATTTCTAAAGAGGAG TTTTGACCGACACTTCTCTGCTGAAGAGGTCCTTCAACTGTTGGATCGGTTCTACAACTTAGAAATGCTG AAAACAGATGATGAAGAGATTGACTTGCttaatcatgaagaagatttcTCCTTACCTTCCAGTTACTTTATCAAGGAAGAGTCCTAG
- the LOC107490314 gene encoding uncharacterized protein LOC107490314 isoform X1 produces the protein MSSGKPKEEEHDGMSVHSPCKPPPSSASSLPKEQAAQVELELRVLEALEIYPPIKLQGIHRHFVIYGLMEFLKRSFDRHFSAEEVLQLLDRFYNLEMLKTDDEEIDLLNHEEDFSLPSSYFIKEES, from the exons ATGAGTAGTGGAAAACCCAAAGAAGAGGAACATGACGGTATGTCCGTACACTCTCCGTGCAAACCCCCTCCTTCCTCTGCTTCCTCTCTCCCCAAG GAGCAAGCAGCGCAGGTTGAATTGGAGCTCAGGGTGTTGGAAGCTCTCGAAATTTATCCTCCAATTAAATTACaag GAATACATCGCCATTTTGTCATTTATGGTCTGATGGAATTTCTAAAGAGGAG TTTTGACCGACACTTCTCTGCTGAAGAGGTCCTTCAACTGTTGGATCGGTTCTACAACTTAGAAATGCTG AAAACAGATGATGAAGAGATTGACTTGCttaatcatgaagaagatttcTCCTTACCTTCCAGTTACTTTATCAAGGAAGAGTCCTAG